A genomic segment from Armigeres subalbatus isolate Guangzhou_Male unplaced genomic scaffold, GZ_Asu_2 Contig1871, whole genome shotgun sequence encodes:
- the LOC134203480 gene encoding dual specificity tyrosine-phosphorylation-regulated kinase 1A-like has product MGERSTTNQEFAIRQSDNYEHDPANNSPSSRHTSPGRSAGPSNSPAGAAAAVSGVSPPKRSKKQTTKHRAAATELDKLQTAPPIKSGDPGNSNASSTPAAGTIDRNVTPLPGFQQAFGSTEIGKFSEAFFNSNSPDPNELHPEGSLPAGHHHHHPHPHHSHHGHPPHPLMMMDSPDVENTLSPQSWEPTGPGDPYETTSTTTTAFNLQIGTSFHPSYYESPSYASSDHAVDSPLGNYFSEMTCSEYVN; this is encoded by the exons atgggcgaacgctccaccacgaacCAGgagttcgccattcgccaa AGTGATAACTATGAGCACGACCCCGCCAACAACTCTCCGAGCAGCCGGCACACGTCTCCCGGCCGCAGTGCGGGGCCAAGTAATTCACCGGCCGGTGCTGCGGCGGCGGTATCCGGTGTGAGTCCACCGAAGCGATCGAAAAAACAAACGACGAAACACCGGGCAGCGGCCACGGAACTCGACAAACTGCAAACGGCTCCACCAATCAAATCCGGTGACCCTGGTAACAGCAACGCGTCATCGACACCTGCCGCGGGCACCATCGATCGG AACGTTACGCCGCTACCCGGCTTCCAGCAAGCATTCGGGTCCACGGAAATTGGCAAATTTTCCGAAGCTTTCTTCAACAGCAACAGTCCCGACCCAAATGAACTCCATCCTGAAGGATCGCTACCGGCCGGCCACCATCATCACCATCCACACCCACATCATTCGCACCACGGCCATCCACCGCACCCTCTAATGATGATGGATTCGCCCGACGTAGAGAACACGTTGAGTCCTCAATCGTGGGAACCGACGGGACCGGGTGATCCATACGAGACCACAtcgacgacgacaacggcgtTCAACCTGCAAATTGGCACAAGCTTCCATCCATCGTACTACGAATCGCCGTCCTATGCGTCGTCGGACCATGCGGTGGATTCCCCATTGGGGAACTACTTTAGCGAAATGACGTGCAGTGAGTATGTGAACTGA
- the LOC134203478 gene encoding cysteine-rich venom protein 6-like: MRSILVATLMSVALFVTSFGKPHCCDENKVFTECGSACPETCETIEHKEPEPCPEICVPGCFCREGFVLDPDNKCVEPVDCLNNATTYAY, from the exons ATGCGTTCCATCCTGGTCGCTACGCTGATGTCGGTGGCACTATTTGTCACTTCTTTCGGCAAACCAC acTGTTGTGATGAGAACAAAGTGTTCACCGAGTGTGGATCGGCGTGCCCAGAAACGTGCGAAACAATCGAGCACAAGGAACCTGAACCGTGTCCGGAAATTTGTGTGCCTGGCTGCTTCTGCCGCGAAGGTTTCGTTCTGGACCCGGACAACAAATGTGTGGAACCGGTGGATTGTCTCAATAATGCTACTACTTATGCCTATTAA